In one Solanum dulcamara chromosome 1, daSolDulc1.2, whole genome shotgun sequence genomic region, the following are encoded:
- the LOC129886984 gene encoding uncharacterized protein At5g39865-like — protein sequence MMDHHHRDNEFEYQEIQKAKTSSKFNRSKTIHSPRNSIEFPEKPLYLYPSPHSIERNGSIKKLHCSPLGSIVGTSFKGKVKKLCSIFDSRKENHRSSNPKPQIKHSKPLISNTLLFPGTEDRVVIYFTSIRGIRRTFEDCYTVKMILGSYRVKVDERDVSMHIAYRKELQNVIGEKNNNNIVTLPQVFIKGKYVGGAELIKQLNEIGELPKLLRGIPLRPIGYICEGCGDVRFLPCSNCDGSRKFFDEDEGQIRRCLVCNENGLVRCTLCCS from the coding sequence atgaTGGATCATCATCATAGGGACAATGAATTTGAATACCAAGAAATCCAGAAGGCAAAGACATCATCAAAATTCAATAGATCAAAGACTATACATAGTCCCAGAAACTCGATTGAATTCCCCGAAAAGCCTTTATATCTCTATCCTTCTCCTCATTCAATCGAACGTAATGGCTCCATTAAAAAGCTCCATTGCTCACCTTTAGGATCCATAGTTGGAACTTCATTCAAAGGAAAAGTGAAAAAGTTGTGTTCCATTTTCGATTCTCGTAAGGAAAATCATCGATCCTCGAATCCAAAACCTCAAATCAAGCATTCAAAGCCATTGATTTCGAATACTCTGTTATTTCCCGGTACAGAGGATCGTGTGGTAATTTACTTCACGAGTATACGTGGAATTCGAAGGACATTCGAGGATTGTTACACAGTGAAAATGATATTAGGAAGCTATCGTGTTAAAGTCGATGAAAGAGATGTCTCAATGCACATCGCGTATAGGAAGGAATTACAAAATGTTATTGGTgagaagaacaacaataatattgtGACATTGCCACAAGTTTTTATCAAAGGGAAATACGTTGGAGGTGCTGAATTGATCAAGCAATTGAACGAAATTGGCGAATTGCCCAAGTTGTTAAGAGGAATTCCTTTAAGGCCAATTGGTTATATTTGTGAAGGTTGTGGAGATGTACGATTCTTGCCTTGCTCGAATTGTGATGGCAGCAGGAAATTTTTCGACGAAGATGAAGGACAAATTAGGAGGTGTCTTGTTTGTAATGAGAATGGATTGGTTCGATGCACACTTTGTTGTTCTTGA
- the LOC129901427 gene encoding receptor kinase-like protein Xa21 yields the protein MLLLNHNQLTNEPREHELQFFNSLADCRMLQDLDVSKNKLNGILPDTIGNLSSTIEFFVIIDAYVNGPVPTGIGNMSSLTTLSLRGNNLVGSIPSDIGKLKQLQGLSLIDNKLQGHIPEAVCRLSNLVQLADLFGLIPACIGNLSMLQYLSLGYSHFASKLPLSLWKTSGLLHIDVSQNSIEGEAPLDIGELKATVDLYLSGNQFSGEIPNSLGELKNLQSLDLSNNSFSGQIPLSFANLISLEFMDLSLNALSDPIPKSLEKLLYLKAINVSFNDLESVIPSGGVFANSTLQSFLGNRGLRGTHILDVPACAITNLGHQSKSKKIVLNIVTPVVASTFLIFVLVLIWIMKRQKKGKSKDVERVPGIRTYQLVSYREIQ from the coding sequence ATGCTGCTCCTAAATCATAATCAACTTACCAATGAACCTAGAGAGCATGAGTTGCAATTCTTCAATTCTTTGGCGGACTGTAGGATGCTGCAAGATCTTGATGTGAGTAAGAATAAGTTGAATGGTATTTTGCCCGATACAATCGGAAATCTTTCATCTACTATCGAATTCTTTGTAATAATAGATGCATACGTCAATGGCCCCGTCCCCACAGGTATAGGCAACATGAGCAGTCTAACAACTCTAAGCCTAAGAGGAAACAACTTGGTGGGAAGTATCCCTTCTGATATCGGTAAgcttaaacaactccaaggactATCTCTAATTGACAATAAATTGCAGGGACATATTCCAGAGGCGGTATGTCGTTTATCTAATTTGGTTCAATTAGCTGATCTCTTTGGGTTAATTCCAGCATGTATAGGAAATCTTAGCATGCTACAATATCTTTCGTTGGGTTATAGCCATTTTGCATCAAAGCTTCCTTTGAGTCTTTGGAAGACGAGTGGCCTTCTCCACATAGACGTGTCACAGAATTCTATAGAGGGAGAAGCTCCACTGGATATTGGAGAACTGAAAGCCACTGTAGATCTATATCTTTCCGGTAACCAGTTTTCAGGCGAGATACCAAACAGTTTGGGGGAACTCAAAAACCTACAGTCTCTTGACCTGTCAAACAATTcattttcaggccaaattccatTATCCTTTGCCAACTTGATAAGCTTAGAATTCATGGATTTGTCTTTAAATGCCTTGTCAGATCCTATTCCTAAGTCTTTGGAAAAACTCTTGTACCTTAAAGCCATCAATGTTTCATTTAATGATTTAGAAAGTGTAATACCTAGTGGTGGAGTGTTTGCAAATTCCACTTTGCAATCATTTCTTGGGAACAGAGGTCTACGTGGAACGCACATATTGGATGTTCCTGCTTGTGCTATCACTAATCTTGGACATCAatcaaaatctaagaaaattgtGCTAAACATTGTCACTCCAGTGGTTGCTTCAACCTTTCTGATATTCGTGTTGGTTTTGATTTGGATTATGAAACGACAGAAGAAAGGGAAGTCCAAAGATGTGGAAAGGGTACCGGGAATCAGGACTTATCAATTGGTTTCTTATCGCGAGATTCAATGA